In Haliaeetus albicilla chromosome 14, bHalAlb1.1, whole genome shotgun sequence, one genomic interval encodes:
- the TMEM60 gene encoding transmembrane protein 60, producing MRMSLAQRVLLTWLFTLLFLIMLVLKLDEKAPWNWFLIFIPVWIFDTILLVMLIVKMAGRCKSGFDPRNGSQNIKKKAWYLIAMLLKLAFCLALCAKLQRFTTMKLAYVFIPLWALLIGGMVELGYNIFYVRRD from the coding sequence ATGAGAATGTCCCTGGCGCAAAGAGTACTACTGACATGGCTTTTTACATTACTCTTCCTGATCATGCTGGTGCTGAAGTTGGATGAGAAAGCACCGTGGAACTGGTTCCTCATTTTTATTCCAGTCTGGATATTTGATACTATCCTTCTAGTTATGCTAATTGTGAAAATGGCTGGACGTTGCAAGTCTGGCTTCGACCCTCGCAACGGCTCCcaaaacatcaagaaaaaagCCTGGTATCTCATTGCAATGCTACTTAAATTAGCCTTCTGCCTTGCCCTCTGTGCTAAACTGCAACGATTTACTACGATGAAACTAGCCTATGTATTTATCCCTTTGTGGGCCTTGCTTATTGGGGGTATGGTTGAACTGGGATATAATATCTTCTATGTACGAAGAGACTAA